Sequence from the Plasmodium malariae genome assembly, contig: PmUG01_00_1, whole genome shotgun sequence genome:
aaaaaaaaaaattattcaatttATCCTTTCTGTTACTAAACCAAGCATCCTTTTCCTGATTAAAATCttttatcatttcttttttctgtttcttTAACCATAATTTccatttatcatttttattttatactaaTTTTCTAAATCCTCATatcttttgttttaaatagAATTTTGGTATATATGCAGAATCATTATAAGGTTTACAAAGTGGATGCTTTGTTTTTGCAGTAAAaatctaaataaaatattaaaaaaaaagcatattttttttagtaataaagtttttaaatataattaactaaaacctaaatttatttatttaaaatattttattctaccCCCCTAAAGTAACCATTGCCATTTTCAGTTGCggaatataatttaaatataacagaAGAAACTGATACAAAAAGGAATATTGCCTTCatctttaataatatatagttttattttataatatatatttttcaataaaatatattatattacaaaagCATACGCTCTAAAATAAAacgtataaaaataacacgGAACTATAGAAAACTatttataagatatatttaaattattatataaaaagaaataataaaataaattaatgaattttatttattaactttaaataaaaaattgtgtatataaagaaatttaaaaatactaaCATAATTCCTAAAAATagttattttctttaataaaatatttccatgtaaatttaacaaagatatctttgtttttccttagattagaaaaatttttgtttttattgattattaaattttcttgatatgtatgtaagtagttgttttttaatattttacttttcttttaaaatgagttttttatatagttaaatatagcataataatttttgcatttgcgtttatatgtaaaaatacattttatattttcaaattttactaatatatatattactttatttaacatgtgttatataatttccttttgaattattatatgtgaggcaatatttactatatttttgttaactatatgtattatcgtacatttttatgtgtatcatgttatatacaaattttgtgtatttaatttttttttcagtttaTATATCCTACTACAGagttgtaattatatataattactatGGTTGGAAAATTCTTAACTTATTGTATGCTTAGtagatttattttatgtattatttgaatatatttcattttttttaattttttctcttacTAAGTGTAAGTGCGAGTATCACCGGCTTATGTCCACTACTCAgtatgaatttattaaatcgtttttcattttatttgaagtcattaaacaatattttaCCTAGAATAATAAGAGAATTGTAATCCTCTATTCCCTGTTTTTCTTCTTCCATATTTTGGAGCGCGGATAATAAACTGCCGCATATAGGGATCATCATAATAATCgtcaattctttttttccttgatacttttttatgaaaacatTTTCCAAAAGGAGTAAACTATTATAAAAGTGAACAATACAAAACATgcagaatatatttatattataattatgaaattttatggaaataaaaaatagtaaattaatatattttttgattttattgaaaaacattcatttactttataaaaaaggaaaatagtGAATATTATTCCAACTATCACAGTAAGTGCGATTCCAACGcgaaaaaaattgttttcgAACATGTTAGAATTATGATTTAGtttgatttttatttttcttcttggAGCATATGTGTTCAATTTTACTCCAATAGTTTGAGTTTCGCGAACATCGGGCTCTCTGCATAGTCCTGATACATCTCTTACTAATAGTGTATTTTTGCAAGGAGCATTTTTATCATCACTCTTATCTTGAGTTAGATCTAGTGTGTGTGAAGAGGATaacatatattgtttttttaaatgttcgTTTAATTCTAGGCTCTCACGTGGTAATTCTGCAGATAAAGAAAATCCTCTTTGTCCAGAAATCGTAAAAGGAACTTGCACAAAAGGAGGTTGAAGAGAAGGCGATATTAGATTATTATGCGATCTATCAGATGTACTAAATCTATGACACCTAAGTCTTCCACCTTTTTGTTGGCTATGTGTAATGTTACCATTTGGTATATCTGTACActtgaaataataaattgaacCTGTAATATTTGTTAGGGAACTCCCTGAACGTGATGTAACGCCGGATGTTAAAGTTGGAAGAGTTTTTATCAAGTTATcgcattttttttgtctGTTAGATTTTAATGTAGACAACAGCATATTAGGATCAAATTCGTCATCGCATTTAAAATAGTCTTCGCAGTCTATCAAGAATGGACCAGAGCAACATACATCCTCCTCTTTACgcttattatataatgtaataatataattaaggtatttttcatatttttcaggTGTAACAACTTCACATGTGTCAGATGTTTTAATACTGtcataattttgaaaataatcatacaaatatttttgttctttcatatcgtttagtttttttataatatcatcATTAAACTCATATTGGCAATAAAACGCATTAGAGATCTTTCTAATATTATCTAGAACCTGTTTAAATTTAGTAATTATTGGTTTggcattattatcatttgtATCATCtcctaaaattttttttatattataatatgtcCAGTATCTATAATGTGAACAGAGagttgtaaaattatttgtattaacataattagataaaatatgtgtatttcTTGATATTCTTTTACAAAGATCGTAACACTTTTTTTCAGTATTATCTTCATCATTATTGAATACAGTACAGTAATCATCATAATTCTTTTCTTCAACATCATTATCTAAttctttgtatatattatatgaaaaagacCCTTCTAAAATTTTATCCTACAAATTAAGTGGGGATAATGAATTAgatgtaaatttataattttttattatagaaGTGTTTCTAAATGTGTTTCAGTGGCATTCAGTACTTAAATTATAAGAtattaattatgtttttatataaaaattaatatatacccATTCGTTATCACTAGAAActgacattttttttttgaaaactaTAAAATACAAGAAAATGTCAGcacattatatattcatttagccatatataaaaaataaaggcataaaaattaatgatatatattatgatttttttttgtgaattttcaaaaataaataaatatttgttagcAGGAGATATCCTATAATTCTGGTTAAGGATTAATATTCCATAACACCTGtgacatttaataaaatattaatttttaattttcaaacaaataaaatgaatgagtttataaatttaatgtaAAAACTATAGTATTAAAagtgaatatattatttgtaaatattttatttatactatttatatgtaacataataaaaaatactttgattattttagttttttaatatttgtatttatccattttgtctttttaatatattgtctatatataaatttcctCATAATAACTATATCTAtggtataaataattatatagattTTACGTTTAGTactattttactttaattattttgtagAAACTCATCCGGatgtttttgtattatataattttttttaagaaaattttctgaataaatagataacattttttttatataaatgcgacagaaataatatgtaagaatatatatattaatcataaaaaaaattggtttttaattatataaaaaataattatttctaGAAAAGATTTAACAATTGCAATTGTGCTACTTGAAGAATTACGCatgaatttattataataaaatcgTTACTTGAATTTTTATGGACTatgcaaaatattattttaatttttctttttctttgcattatttttatccttaaataacatattgatttttatgtatgcaacatattaaaaatatgatcataaagaaaaaaatattacattaaattatgaattaaaaaaatattattaaaaaaagtaaggtTTAAcacttattttcattataatataaataacattttataataatattaaaatgaactgatataatatagattagagatttaaaatataccaaatattgtttttattatgttcaggatataaaataattatgaaaggAATTATTATGCTACTATGATATTCAcatcatttttatgttatcttatttatacatattctattacttaaaaatatatttatctaaaaatataatagaattttaataaaatttatttttcatttttttgtaggTAATTTTCTGCAATAGAAAATGTTAATTTTGTGTGCATTCTAATAGGATATGTTCCATAAAGTCATCAcataatatcataaaatattttggaataaaaatatggtaTAAGATACCAtcagtattatatatgtaaactgAATGAATTTCTCTTTTCTAGGAGTTTTATGTATGACATAATGactttatttgttttttcaaaataactaacattataatgtatatataattttatctaatttttttttttttttttatttatattacatttttctttttgcttaaaaatattatgttttactgtttattttgttataatacTGATAGTAAGAATATTATGAAAgtttacaaataaatgatttctaattaaatattgtgatataagtaaaacaaactgtaattaatatattatatgtatcaaatagtaatattaattatattatgcatACATTTTTAGGTATAGTGcgttatattttcatttatattacttttaatttataaggTATATTCGATTAAGATAAtgatttttgtatttttcgaccattatttaagtaatttcattaatagtattattataaatcaCTTAACTGATAATCATACAGTCCAAATTGTACTAGTATCacattttaattcttttattattcattttcactaaaaacatttttttatttatcttagtaaatatttcatttttaattatgttttttatataaaatttgaattaattatttaatatcttttaacaatattattttctaattttaattataacccctattataatattataattcttttaattctttttataatttgtgtAATTTTTCGGTGATCCACACTTAtatgttcaattttttttcataatatatgctTGTAAAATTAGCTGGTTAGTACACATAttgatactttttttttctttttttttttt
This genomic interval carries:
- the PmUG01_00010300 gene encoding PIR protein; this encodes MSQDKILEGSFSYNIYKELDNDVEEKNYDDYCTVFNNDEDNTEKKCYDLCKRISRNTHILSNYVNTNNFTTLCSHYRYWTYYNIKKILGDDTNDNNAKPIITKFKQVLDNIRKISNAFYCQYEFNDDIIKKLNDMKEQKYLYDYFQNYDSIKTSDTCEVVTPEKYEKYLNYIITLYNKRKEEDVCCSGPFLIDCEDYFKCDDEFDPNMLLSTLKSNRQKKCDNLIKTLPTLTSGVTSRSGSSLTNITGSIYYFKCTDIPNGNITHSQQKGGRLRCHRFSTSDRSHNNLISPSLQPPFVQVPFTISGQRGFSLSAELPRESLELNEHLKKQYMLSSSHTLDLTQDKSDDKNAPCKNTLLVRDVSGLCREPDVRETQTIGVKLNTYAPRRKIKIKLNHNSNMFENNFFRVGIALTVIVGIIFTIFLFYKFTPFGKCFHKKVSRKKRIDDYYDDPYMRQFIIRAPKYGRRKTGNRGLQFSYYSR